From a region of the Propionispora vibrioides genome:
- a CDS encoding flavin reductase family protein translates to MTKDVAYNELSAKAVEILSKGAFLTTAFDGKVNTMTIAWGSIGFAWQKPIFMAMVRPSRYTFDLIEKSNEFTVSIPFKDMRQALALCGSRSGRDIDKFTAAGLQAVPAQKLTTPRIANCGLHYECKVVFKQPMQPEQVTAAIANTCYPSGDYHTLYFGEIVASYVDETETAE, encoded by the coding sequence ATGACGAAAGATGTTGCCTATAATGAATTGAGTGCCAAGGCAGTGGAAATTCTCAGCAAAGGTGCCTTTTTAACCACTGCTTTCGATGGCAAGGTAAATACCATGACCATTGCCTGGGGTTCCATCGGCTTTGCCTGGCAAAAGCCCATTTTTATGGCGATGGTGCGCCCATCCCGCTACACCTTTGATTTAATTGAGAAAAGCAATGAATTCACCGTAAGCATCCCCTTTAAGGATATGCGCCAGGCCCTGGCCCTTTGCGGCTCCAGGTCGGGACGGGATATCGATAAATTCACCGCCGCCGGCCTGCAGGCCGTGCCGGCCCAAAAACTGACTACACCCCGCATCGCCAACTGCGGCTTGCATTATGAATGCAAGGTCGTTTTCAAACAACCGATGCAGCCTGAACAGGTTACGGCGGCCATTGCCAATACCTGTTATCCCAGCGGCGATTATCACACGCTCTATTTTGGTGAAATCGTTGCCAGTTATGTGGATGAAACGGAAACCGCTGAATAA
- a CDS encoding 4Fe-4S dicluster domain-containing protein, which produces MLHETEITQIRRKVLSELSRLAFTHSLEEQVQDILTTVVTENGSRYRCCVHKERAVLKERINLALSQDMTLPLQEAARRALEQHKANMPVINVIPEACDECPIDKFIVTDACRNCLAHNCIASCPKKAIKVIQNRAYIDKAMCIECGLCKRSCRYGAIIEIGRPCERSCSLGAISSADERRVSINYDRCVACGNCKLACPFGAIDEQSFIVQVIQQLRSGARIYAILAPSFVGQFGVKIKPGQVVNGLRKIGFYEVQEVAVGADAVAMAEALELSEAVPAAKEFMTTSCCPAFVAMVEKHMPDLVEHVSTTPSPMVMLGKKIKAEDPSAVIVFIGPCTAKKMETKKSGGIIDFSLTFEELDAMLTGAGVRLADMPEEGYGTQATYEGNLFACAGGVAKAVISATAAMGMNAAITTQQCDGLENCKTLLTQVKRGKIKAELVEGMACSGGCVNGPGVLADCRVTAKQVERFAVQGQAGNI; this is translated from the coding sequence ATGCTGCATGAGACGGAAATTACGCAAATACGGCGAAAAGTGTTGAGCGAATTGTCACGGCTGGCCTTTACACACAGTCTGGAGGAACAGGTTCAGGATATTTTGACTACCGTAGTGACTGAGAATGGTTCACGCTATCGCTGCTGTGTTCATAAAGAACGGGCCGTGCTAAAAGAACGGATTAACCTGGCGCTGAGCCAGGATATGACACTGCCGTTGCAGGAGGCCGCCCGCCGGGCACTGGAGCAGCATAAGGCCAACATGCCGGTAATCAATGTCATTCCCGAGGCTTGTGATGAATGTCCGATTGATAAGTTTATTGTTACCGATGCCTGCCGCAATTGCCTGGCTCATAACTGCATTGCCAGTTGTCCCAAGAAGGCCATTAAGGTCATTCAGAACCGGGCTTATATTGATAAAGCCATGTGTATTGAGTGCGGTCTCTGTAAACGCTCTTGCCGGTATGGTGCCATCATTGAAATCGGCCGGCCCTGTGAAAGGTCCTGCTCACTGGGGGCCATCAGTTCGGCTGATGAGCGGCGGGTCAGCATCAATTATGACCGTTGCGTGGCTTGCGGCAACTGTAAATTGGCCTGCCCATTCGGTGCCATTGACGAGCAGTCGTTTATTGTGCAGGTCATCCAGCAACTGCGTTCGGGCGCAAGAATATATGCCATTCTGGCACCCTCCTTTGTCGGACAGTTTGGCGTGAAAATAAAACCGGGACAGGTAGTGAATGGCCTGAGAAAAATTGGTTTTTATGAGGTCCAGGAAGTGGCCGTTGGCGCTGACGCGGTGGCTATGGCGGAAGCGCTGGAACTGAGCGAGGCCGTTCCGGCCGCAAAAGAGTTTATGACAACGTCCTGCTGTCCGGCCTTTGTGGCCATGGTAGAGAAGCATATGCCGGATTTGGTGGAGCATGTTTCTACAACACCTTCACCGATGGTTATGCTGGGGAAAAAAATTAAGGCCGAGGACCCGTCGGCTGTTATCGTCTTTATCGGACCCTGTACCGCAAAGAAAATGGAGACGAAGAAGTCAGGCGGCATCATTGATTTTTCCCTTACCTTTGAAGAACTGGACGCCATGTTGACAGGGGCCGGTGTGCGGCTTGCCGATATGCCGGAGGAGGGCTACGGAACTCAGGCGACCTATGAGGGCAATTTATTTGCCTGTGCCGGCGGTGTGGCTAAAGCGGTTATCAGCGCCACGGCGGCTATGGGGATGAATGCTGCTATCACTACCCAGCAGTGTGACGGTTTGGAAAACTGTAAGACCCTGCTTACTCAAGTGAAGCGGGGTAAGATAAAAGCCGAGCTGGTAGAGGGAATGGCCTGTAGCGGCGGCTGTGTCAATGGCCCGGGAGTGCTGGCCGATTGCCGGGTAACGGCTAAGCAGGTGGAGCGGTTTGCCGTACAGGGGCAGGCCGGCAATATCTAG
- a CDS encoding DUF2225 domain-containing protein: MAELTYEVEKSCPVCEGTVMVTKVRSRLTMVKQDTDFCTYYQGINPYYYYVWVCPHCGFAAPEAEFGGFVHDKVRKFLTGKKVNINFSGVRTREQAFNTYRLGIFYGEMAGIQASKLATLYLRLGWLYREGEQLEDEQAALAKAAEQFEKAMIYERFPIGGMSEVQLMYLLGELFRRTDKLDEALLFYNRVVSNPQAKMEKKILEMARDAWQDTRDLKKHQAAAAE, translated from the coding sequence ATGGCAGAATTAACATATGAAGTAGAAAAGAGCTGTCCGGTCTGTGAAGGCACGGTGATGGTAACCAAGGTGCGCAGCCGGCTGACCATGGTGAAGCAGGATACGGATTTTTGCACTTATTATCAAGGCATCAACCCTTACTATTATTATGTATGGGTTTGTCCGCATTGTGGTTTTGCCGCCCCGGAAGCTGAATTCGGCGGTTTTGTTCATGACAAAGTAAGGAAGTTTTTGACCGGAAAAAAAGTCAATATAAACTTTAGCGGTGTAAGAACCCGCGAACAGGCGTTCAATACGTACCGTCTGGGGATTTTTTATGGTGAGATGGCCGGTATTCAGGCAAGCAAGCTGGCAACGCTGTATTTACGTTTAGGCTGGCTATATCGTGAAGGTGAGCAGCTGGAAGACGAGCAGGCCGCCTTGGCGAAAGCTGCCGAACAATTTGAAAAGGCTATGATTTATGAGCGTTTCCCGATTGGCGGTATGTCGGAAGTGCAGCTTATGTACTTGTTGGGAGAACTTTTCCGGCGCACCGATAAGCTGGATGAAGCCTTGTTATTTTATAACCGGGTGGTTTCCAATCCGCAGGCGAAAATGGAAAAGAAAATTTTGGAGATGGCACGGGATGCCTGGCAGGACACCCGTGATCTCAAGAAGCATCAAGCCGCTGCTGCTGAATAA